The genomic DNA GACCCGAGCGATGAACTCCGGCGCGAGGTCCAGATAGAGGTAGTTGTCGCTCCCGACCGGCTCGACGACCTCGACATCGGTCTTGATTCCCTCTTGGACGCCAGCGACGCGAACGTTTTCGGGACGAACCCCAAGCCGCGCGGTCATCACGTCGGCTGCGGCGACGCGCTCGCCACGCTCGCCAGTCAGTTCGTACTCGAAGCGGTCCCCGTTCACGAGCCTGACGCCGTCGTCGGCGGTCTCGACGGTGACGTCGAGGAGGTTCATCGAGGGCGAGCCGACGAACCCGCCGACAAACTCGCTGTTTGGGGTCGCATACACGTCCGTCGGCGTGCCGGTCTGCTGGAGAACGCCGTCGTTCATGATGGCGAGTCGGTCGCCCATCGTCATCGCTTCCTCCTGATCGTGGGTCACGTAGATTGCTGTGGTGCCCAGCTCGTCCTGGAGGCGCTGGATTTCGGTCCGCATGCTCGTTCGGAGCTTCGCGTCGAGATTGGAAAGCGGCTCGTCGAACAGGAACACGTCCGGCTCGCGCACGATCGCACGTCCGAGTGCGACGCGCTGTTTCTGGCCGCCGGAGAGCTCACTGGGTTGGTCGTCGAGCAACTCCTCGATGTCCATCATCGCGGCCGTCTCGTCGACTTTGGCGTTGCGCTCGTCGCTTCCGAGGTCGGTGCTCATCCGGAGACCGAACGCCATGTTCTGCCGGACGGTCTTGTGTGGGTACAGTGCGTAGTTCTGGAACACCATCGCAACATCGCGGCGACGTGCGTGGACGTCAGTGACGTCCTCGCCACCGATGTGAACGCGTCCCGACGTCGGCTGTTCAAGCCCAGCGATCATGCGGAGCGTCGTGGATTTCCCACAGCCAGAGGGGCCAACGACCGTGACAAACTCGCCGTTGGCCACCTCCAGAGAGACGTCATTGACCGCCACTAGCCGTCCGCTGTTGAACTCCTTTCTGAGAGCGTCAAGCGTGACAGTTGCCATCCGCTGAGGGCTATGGGCGAACGAATATAGTTCTTCCCCCGAAATGAGAATTTACGATGTGATTTTTCGTAGCTTCTGAAATAGAGAGTTCCAAGCGGTGGCTCATTCGTTTCGTGTGATCTGATACTGACGTAGTTGGCCAGAGTGTCGGGTGAAATCGAACGCGATCCATTCCACGATCGTGACAAGCACTCGTATGGTTCCGAAGCTATTAAGTTATGAACGACTCTTTCATCCAACGTTCACCATGACAACGAATCGCAGAACGCTGCTAAAACATATTGGCGGAACGAGCGCCCTGATCGCGGTTGCGGGCTGTATCAGCGCCCAGCAACAGGGATCCAGTGACGGATCCGGGAGCGGCGACAGCCAGGGCGGCAGTAACGGATCGTCAGCAGGCGATACCAACGGCTCCGGTGGCGGGACAGCTGGCAACGAAAGCGGGTCGACCGGACCGGCGGGTTCGGCGCGAGCGTGGTACTCGCTTCCGGAACCTGAAATCCCCGCCAGAAAGAGCGCAATCGAGGCGTTCAATTCCCAGTCGGAGCACAGCATCGAGGGGGCTGACATCTCCGATATGCAGAAGAAGACGACGAGTGCGATCCCGGCAGGGCAGGGCGCGAAAACGTTCGAGTGGGCCCACGACTGGGTCGGTGATTACTTCCAGCGCGGTTTCGTTGTCGATCAGAATGACGACCTCGGCGTGACCCTCGATTCGTTCACGAGCGCGGCTGCGGAGGCGATCCAGTTCGAGGGGAACGTCGTCGGTCTCCCGCACGCAGCCGAGACGGTGACGCTGATGTACAACACCGATATGGTCGACAAGGCCCCGAAGACGGTGTCCGACATGGTGTCCATGATGAAGGAACACCACGATCCAAGTAACGGAACGTACGGACTGAGCTACCCGTTCGATCCCTACTACACCAGCGCGTGGCTCCAGGCGTTCGGCGGGTACTACTTCGACCCGGACAAAGAGCAAATGCTCGGAGTCAACACCAAAGAGACTGTCCGCGGGCTCGAGTTCGCACTCGAAAACTTCAAACCGTATATGCCGAACGACCCTAAGTATGAGCCACAGGCCGCCGCCTTCGCCGCGGGGAACGCGGCGTTCGCCATCAACGGGCCGTGGTATCTCGCGACGCTCAACGAGAAAGGGGTGAACTACAAAGTGACGTCGCTCCCGTCGCCCGATGGCGGAACGGTCAAACCCTACACCGGCATCACGATGTGGTACTTCACGAAAGGAATGGAAGAGAGCGGCGCTGACACCGCTGCCGCACGGTCGTTCATTGAGTGGTACGTGACGAACGAGGAGCATCTCCTAAAGCTCGCCAAAGACCAGGGTGTGATTCCGGTGCTATCGAGTCTGGTCGGTAGCGACGAGCTCCCGAGCGAGGTACAGACGTTCTCACAGACCGTTGAGCGGGGAGTGCCGATGCCGACGCATCCAAAGATGAACAAGGTGTGGCCGGGGATGGAGACCGCACTCATCAGCGCGTTCAACGGCGACGCGACCGCAAAGGCCGCGCTCGATCAGGCCGCAAAAACCATCCGTAGCAACTGGGAGTAGCCCGGTCATGAGCACGGTTTCGCGTGTCGCACGCCGTGTCGAGGCGATCCCGTTTCTCGACAAACGAGACGTCTCGTTGCTGTTCGTTCTCCCTGGACTGTTCGTCTTCGCGGCGTTCATGCTGTTTCCGGTGGTGTATCTCGTCGGGATCTCGTTCACGAACGCCGCCCCGGCGAACCTGTTTGCCGGCGACGGGGCCGCCTCGGTGCTGACGTTCGGCGAGGCGACGTTTGTCGGGCTCCGTAACTACGTCAACGTCCTTACCGATCCGACGTTCTGGAACTCCTTCGGGGTGACGTGGCTGTTCGTGGCGACGAGCGTCGTCCTGAAGATTGGACTGAGCCTCGCCATCGCGCTCGTCGTGACCAGCGACCGCGTGCGCGGCAAACGGGTGATGCGATCGTTCATCATTCTCCCGATGGGACTGCCGGCCATCTTCACGGTCACCGTGTGGCGCGGCATCTTTAGTTCGGCTGAGTTCGGGCTGGCGAATCAGGCGTTGTCGGCCCTCGGGATCGGCTCGATCGCGTGGCTCTCCGAGCGGTGGCCGGCCTTCCTCGCGTACAACGTCACGGAAATGTGGCTCGCGTACCCGTTTATGGTCATCATCACCGTCAGCGCGTTACAAGACGTGCCCGAAGAGCTCCATGAGGCGGCGAAAGTCGACGGTGCAGGCTTCTTCTCACGACTCCTGCACGTGACGCTCCCGTCGATCAAGCGACCCGTACTGTTCGCCTCGATCCTGACGGCGGCCGCGTCGTTCCAGCAGTTCCTCATCCCGTTCGTGTTCAACCAGGGCGGTCCCGCCCGGGCGAACGAACTCATCGTGGTCTACGGCTACCGGGAGGCGCTGTCGTTTTCGGAGTACGGATACGGCGCGGCTGTCAGCCTCATTGCGGTGCTGTTCATCGGCGCATTCATGTGGTTGAACGTCAAACGCGGCCGGCTTGCTGAAGGGGTGGCAGAACAGTGAGCCTCTTCGACCGGATCGGTCGGAAACTGAAGACTGACGTGCGAAAGCTCGCACTCCAGCCCATCACTGCCGTTCGGGACGCGGTGTATACGGCCAACGGTATCAGACGCGGCGAGATATCGCCCATCGAGCCGCTGAAAACGCTCGGTGCGACCCTCGGTGCGCTCGCCGTGGTGCTCGCACTCCTGTTTCCGATCTACTGGATCCTGACGGCCGCGCTCTCCAGCACCGGCGGCTCGATCTACTCCTCCGGCGGGTTCCGCTTGCTTCCAGAAAACCCGACGTTGCAGCCGTTCCTCTGGGTGATCGGTGACCTCATCGTTCCGGGGTACACCGTCTCAATGAACGTGCCGCTGACCGATCTCGCCGTCGTCGTCAACACGCCGGAGATCGTCATGCTCGACGTCTCGCAGTACGGCGTGACGACCCCATCGAACTTCAAGGGTTTCCTCTGGAACAGCCTCACGGTCGCGGTGCCGACCGTGGTCATCGCCATGTGTCTGGTTGTGCCGGCGGCGTACGCACTTTCACGCCGGGAGTTCATCTTCCGGCGGAAGGTGTTGTTCGTGTACGTCCTGATGACACAGATCGGCGGCGGCCTCGGCGTCGCGCTGCTCATCGGGCTGTATGCCGTCTACGTCCAGTTCGGCATCAACGACAGCAAACTCGCACTCGCGGTCTACTACGCAGCGACCGCGATCCCGTTCAATACGTGGCTGTTGAAGACGTACATGGACGGGATTCCCGTCTCCTACGAGGAGGCAGCCGTCGTCGACGGTGCGCCACCGTGGCGCGTCGTTACCGAGGTCATCATTCCACTCTCCACTGCGGGACTCGCCACGGTGTTTATCTTCACGTTCCTCACCGGGTGGACGGAGTTCGTGGTCGCGCAGACGTTGCTCACGACCGAGAACTACACCCTTCCGGTCGGGCTGTATTCGCTCATTAGCGAGTATTCGATCCCGTGGGCGCGCTTCTCGGCATTCGCGCTCACCTTTGCGACGCCGATCATGCTGGTGTATCTATTCGCCCAACGATACATTGAGGGTGGTCTCTCATTCAGCGGGATGGAGGGGTGAGGTACATGCAGCCGGGCTGATGTGCCGTCTACCCCACTCTCATACTACCGGCCCCGAGTAGCTGTTTCCCGCCAGATCTCTCCAGCATGCTTGCTGGTTCCGGGAGCACCTTGGCCAAAATATAAATATGAATTACTCTCGAATCGGTTCTATGGCGAGTTCTTCGCATGTCGCGCCGACGGTCGCCGAGGTGTATCGCACGATTCTCGCGGAGATGTCTGAATCAAGTGACGTGTTCGTGGCCGGTCTCGTCGAGGAGACGACCGCAGGCCTCGTGGAGGTGTTGGCCGATCTCGACGAGCCGCCTCTGGTTCGACTCCTCGCACAGGAATCACTCGTGAAATGGCTCCGTCGGGATTTTCATCTCGCCAGCACCGCCGNTCTCGACGAGCCGCCTCTGGTTCGACTCCTCGCACAGGAATCACTCGTGAAATGGCTCCGTCGGGATTTTCATCTCGCCAGCACCGCCGCGGATCTGGTGGCCGATGAAACATTGTCACTCCATGTCACCGGCCACGAATTCGAGAGCGGGCTGGTTGTGGGCGAGGAGTCGGTGACGTCGATCGTGACGACTGACGATCGGGCTGCTGGGCCCGGGACTGACGACGCTGAATTCGTGGCGGCGATGCGCGAGCGGTGCGATGAAGCGTTGGAGACTGCTGGCACGATCGGTTTGCGAACACCACCGCGCTCGCGTGTTTATGAGACGCTCGCCGACACGTTCGGCTCCGAGGTTGAGGACGACTTCCGAGCGATGCTTGATGCAGTCGAGTCCACCCGGAGTGGCGGTTACGGCAACAGTGATGGTGACGCGCTCGATGAGGTGGAACTGACGCTGCTCGCAGCTGCGAACCACGGGATTCAGCTCTATGAGATCTCGAAATGGGGCGAGGATGTAGGCGTGGCGAGCAAAGCGACGTTCTCGCGGGCGAAAACCCAGCTCGAAGACGAGGGAGTGATCGCAACCGAGAAGGTGCCGATCGACGTCGGCCGGCCACGACTGCGCCTGAGGATTGGTGATGACCGCCTCCGCGATGTCGAGGCGGCCGATCTCCCCACCACTGTCCGAGAACTGCTCGCATCGCCGCCAGCGGAGACGGGTGACTGATCGGAGCTGCGTATCCGGAGTTCGACATATTTAACTATGGTAATAACCAGTATTCGGATATGAAGGACTTGACCGGGTTCCAGCGCGATCTGCTCTACACTATCGCAGGCCAGGACGAGCCCCACGGGTTGGCGGTCAAAGACGAGCTCGAAGATTACTACGAGACAGAGATCCATCACGGCCGACTCTATCCGAACCTGGATGAGCTAGTCGAGAAGGGATTGGTCGAAAAGGGACAGATCGACCGGCGGACCAACTTCTATGAGATCACCCGGCGCGGCCGCCGNCTGGATGAGCTAGTCGAGAAGGGATTGGTCGAAAAGGGACAGATCGACCGGCGGACCAACTTCTATGAGATCACCCGGCGCGGCCGCCGCGAGATCGAGGCACGCCGCGAGTGGGAGGATCAGTACGTGGCTGTCGAGGCGTGAGTCTCGTGATGGCTCGTATCAGCGACCAGCAGCGATCAACGCCGAGGCTGGCTCGCGGAGCCGGGCTCCACACACTACTCATCTGTGAGGAGAAAGTCTAATGGCCGAGGTTCCCGACCAATTGGAGTGTCTCTTCAGCGCGTCGATCGATCAACACGGTGACTCCTACAGGGTCGAAATTCCACGGTCCGAACTCGAAGAGGGGACAATCACCAACGGTGAGACCTATCGAGTGGCAGTTCTGACGAGTACGCTCCAGCGCGACGATGTTGAGACTCAGCAGCAGTCGGCTGGCCCGCCGTCGAATTCAAATGGTTCGAATCAACAGGCTCCACCAGTCGAATCGGGCGACATTCGCGACGTGACGATCGAATCACTGGGTGATCAGGGCGACGGGATCGCGAAAATCGATCGGGGGTACGTCGTGATCGTGCCCGGGACGCGTCCGGATGATGAAGTGACCATCGAGATCGAGCAGGCCAAAGAAAACGTGGCGTTCGCGCGAGTTCACGACGAGACGTCGGGTTCCGCTGACTCCGGAACGAACGATTTCGACGATTCGTTCGCCGAGGAGACACTCGGAGAAAGCGAGTAAAACTCTTTGACGTTCAACACTCCACTGAGGAAACCCCATTACTGCGGGGGATACTCTTATCCTACTCCCTTTGATGGATACGCTTGGAGGAGTGAAACCATGACAAGAGAGACGGATGACAAGCGGAACTTCGCACTGCGCGAGAAGAGTGGTGAGGAAACCAGCGTGTTCACCGGGAAAATGCCTCGCCAAGCGGCGCTGAAGGCTGCCCGAAAGCTTGACCCCAGTGACAGCGAGGACGCAGCACCCAGAGAGGAGTTCCGGCTCCGCGAGCGGGGGACGCACAAACTCCACATCTACGAGGGGTGGGCGTGGCGTGAGGACGCTCCCGACGATAGTCCAGAGTGGATGCCCGAGACGGTCACGGAAGCGAACGTCTCGAAACAGGAAATCGAACATCTCGAAGAGTTGTAGCAGTACCGTTGTTGACACAGATTCATAATCGTCGAGTCAAAACGCCTGCATGGACCGAGAGCGGCGACTCCCGCCGTTCGCCGAAGATGCTCTCACTGTCCTGGCTGAGGCGGTCGGCGACGTAGACGACGATAGCCTCCCGACAGACGAGGCGAAAGCAGTGCTTGCCGAAGACGACCGCTTCAGCGAGTCCGACGCCGCCCACGCACTCGACATGCTCGACAATCGAGGCCGTATCTACTCTGTCAACGACCGTGTTCGGATCACGCCGACCGACGAGTGATCCTCGAAGCGAGAGCACCACGCCGGACAGCCGATGTCTGATCATCGGTCACCCGAGTACGCCGCCCGGCTGAGAGAGACGATAAGAAGACTTCCGGATATGCGTCGTCGCCTCGTACCGGTCTACACTATACCCGAGCACGCGTACGTTTTTGTACGATCGCACGTCCATCGGAAACCGATGCATCCCCAAGATCAGCTGCTCGTCGCCGAGGCACTCGTTCAGTTCGCTGGTGTCCCACGTGATCTCTCGTCTCGGGAGCGCCGGGCGTGGCAGCTCGCCGAGGCGATCATCGCTGATATAGGAGTCGAGATGGACGAATTCGTTCGCCAGATCGACAGTGAGTGGGGAGGGCCGGGATCGGCTTAGAGCGACTCGCAGGCTTGGCCGTCGCCATCACTATCGAGACCGGCAGGGTCCTCGTCGGGATTGTTGTTTTCGAACCACTGCTGGGCTACCTCTCCACTTTCGAAGTCGCTACAGTCGTAGGGATCGCTTGCCCCGCCGCTCGGCGTCGGGGTTTCGAGACCTCCATCGTCACTGTCGCCGGAGTCGGGCGTTGAGGTCGGCGTCGGTGTCGGAGTGGCAGTGCTTGGGGCGTCGAAGTCCCAGAGGCCGACGTTGTTCGAACGGGCTTGCGATTCGATGCTGTCGAAGTTCTCACGCAGGCTGAACGAAGAGTCGTACACCCGGGCGTAGCCTTGTTCGAGTAACTGGCGGTTGAAGTTCCGATCGTCCGTGTAGATGTACGCAAGCAAGCGGCCAAACGATCCGCGGCGATCGCCCTCGGGATCGGTCACTATGCGGACCTGCTGGCCGTCGAGCTCGTCGGTGGCGAACTCGCTGGCTTGCTGGCCCCAGTTGTAGAGGTGGTCGCGCGCGGCCTGGGTATCGGGAATACCCTCGTATTCCTCGGCCGAGATGTCGTCGAGGGTAGTCTCGGGCGTGTCGACACCGATGAGTCGAACAGTGTCAGTCTCACCGTCGGCGAACTCGACCTCCATCGTATCGCCGTCGATGACCCGCGTGACCGTTGCCTGTCGTGCCTCACCGCCGGACACTTCCGGGGGGACCGCTGGTGACGGCTCGGGCGTTGCGGTCGGTGTCGGCGTCGGAGTAGGTGTCGGTGTTGGCGTCGCAGTCGAAGTGGGAGTCGGTGTGGGGGTGGGCGTTGGTGTCGGGGTTGCTGTAGGCGTCGCCGTCGGGGTTGCTGTCGAAGTAGCGGTAGGCGTCGCCGTCGGGGTCGATGTTGGTGTTTGTGTCGTGGTCGTGGTCGGTGTGGGAGTCGCGGTCGGCGTCGCTGTGGACGTCTCCGTCGGTTCCGGAGTCATGGTCGGTGTCGAGATCGCGGTGGTAATCTCACCGACCGTCGTCGCGTTACTGGGAGTGGTTGTATTGTTCGTCCCGTTGCCCGCGGGTGAACTACACCCCGCGACGACGAGCAGGCAGACAAGTCCGAGAACCGCGACCATCGTTCGTTGACGCATAGTAATCGGACACGCAAACCGCCGGAAAAAGTGTTTGGACGGTCGATCCGCGGAGCCTCTTCAGACGATCTTCCGGGCCTGTCGTATTGAGGTTCACTCGAAATCCGGTGTGACGCCCGCGAAGGTTTTCATACCGGCTGTACAAGCGTGGCGGTATGCCCGCACCCTTCGGAGCGACATGAGGGACGCTTTCCGAGTGCTGCGAGGAACTTCCCAAGGACGCGACATTGATCACGCCGCTGGCATCGAGGCGTTTTCGGATCACCGACGTCCAGGAGCCACGGATCATCATCGAGGACACCGATACGGGTGACGCACAACCGTTGGATCGCGAGCAGTTCGAAGCGCTCGCCGAGCACACCCACGAGACACTCGACGGCTACGAACTCGACCGGCTGCCGCCGAAAGCCGAACCCTACGCGGCGGTGCTTGCACTCCACCCACGATACGTCCTCGACGAGCGCGAGGGGACGCTAACCGAACTCGATGAGGTCGACGAGAGCGCAGTGCTGGACGACGCGCCACATCTCTCGATGAGCGGGGGTGGGGATGACGAGCATGAGAGCGGGCGTGAGGAGCCGGAAATCGACGTTTATGCGGATACGTTGTTGCTGATCGACGCGCTCGAACGCGAGGAGATGAGTGCTCTCGGCAAGGTAGAGACGCCGGCGCTGGTGAATCTCTACACGCTGCTGTCGGATGTCCAGCGCAATGCAAACGACCTCCGGCAGGACGTGACCGACGTGCTGCTCAATCGCGTCCAACACGACCGGTCGGCTCACGGCCAGTACGGTTCGGTCCAGCGCACCACGCGCCAGAATCGCTCGCTGAAAGACGACGAAACCGTGCTCGACGCGTTCGAGGGCACGGGGATCGATCATGAGCAAGTGATGGGCATCGACCGCGAGAAGGTCGACAAAGCACTGGAGGTGGTCTCTGTGCCGGAGTCGGCGGTGTACGACGTCTCTGAGAGCGAATACGTCCGGGAGGCCGATGTCGACGACGAGCGCAAGGAGACGCGCTTGCAGGGGCTGAAAGACCGGCTGGCAGTGAGCGACGATCCGGAGGCGGAGGTGCTGCGCCAAGAAATCGACCGGCTGGAACAGGAGATTGAGGAGTTGACGGAGTTTTCGCCTGGGAGTGCGTTCGCGGACAGCGCAGAGTGAAACAACCTGATTCTCATCCTGTTAGGGCTCCGGTCTCCCCAGGGTCGTGAGAGCCACTGCAGTGGCCGAAACGACCGCCGGAGGCTGTCAGGTATCCCGGCAGTCGAACTGGAAGGTGTTAGTCCGTTTCCGCGGAGCCTTTTGCACGGTAGTATGTGGTCGGTTCAGGGACGTACCCTCCAGAATCCTTGGCTTCGATTCTCCCACGGTCAACGAGGATATCCAAGTACACGTACAGCTCCGTTCGAAGAAAGAGATCGGGTTCGGCATCCACCTCCTCGACTACACGAAGCTCGTTCGCCAACTCCTCGAGAGTGTACGCCTGTGGGAATCCCTCTTGGAGTTGGGTTTCGAGTGCTTCGAGCAGCGGCTCATGTTCGTATTCCAATGACTCCCATTCATATTCCTTGATCGGCATATCTTCATCCTACATATAGTCCGTTGATAAAGATACAGATGCTGGGTCGCTGCTCAACGATTCTCAAGAGACATGAGTGAGTAGCATCCGTTCAACTTGTCCTGTCGTTAGCCTCTGGCCGATTCAGCTGAGTTGGTTCGCTTGTAACTGAGCGATTTCGGTCAGTTCCTCGATCCGGGCATCCCGAGAGGGTAGCTCTTGCGTTGACTCGACAGCAGGCATATGTGTGAGTCGAAACACGTTATTCACAGTGACGACTTCGATATCCGTATTCACGCCAGTCCACCAGAGGAAGGCGTTGTCTCCGAACGAGCGATCTGCTGTCTCAACGCTTTCGTTGCCCCGCTTTTGATCTGGAAGGTTTCCCAACGAACAGGAGCCGAGTGCATCG from Halococcus salifodinae DSM 8989 includes the following:
- a CDS encoding ABC transporter ATP-binding protein, whose translation is MATVTLDALRKEFNSGRLVAVNDVSLEVANGEFVTVVGPSGCGKSTTLRMIAGLEQPTSGRVHIGGEDVTDVHARRRDVAMVFQNYALYPHKTVRQNMAFGLRMSTDLGSDERNAKVDETAAMMDIEELLDDQPSELSGGQKQRVALGRAIVREPDVFLFDEPLSNLDAKLRTSMRTEIQRLQDELGTTAIYVTHDQEEAMTMGDRLAIMNDGVLQQTGTPTDVYATPNSEFVGGFVGSPSMNLLDVTVETADDGVRLVNGDRFEYELTGERGERVAAADVMTARLGVRPENVRVAGVQEGIKTDVEVVEPVGSDNYLYLDLAPEFIARVDSDIEPEMGDVIRVMFDSKDVHLFDTTSGDSLLAKDAAEPTVAATASP
- a CDS encoding extracellular solute-binding protein, translated to MTTNRRTLLKHIGGTSALIAVAGCISAQQQGSSDGSGSGDSQGGSNGSSAGDTNGSGGGTAGNESGSTGPAGSARAWYSLPEPEIPARKSAIEAFNSQSEHSIEGADISDMQKKTTSAIPAGQGAKTFEWAHDWVGDYFQRGFVVDQNDDLGVTLDSFTSAAAEAIQFEGNVVGLPHAAETVTLMYNTDMVDKAPKTVSDMVSMMKEHHDPSNGTYGLSYPFDPYYTSAWLQAFGGYYFDPDKEQMLGVNTKETVRGLEFALENFKPYMPNDPKYEPQAAAFAAGNAAFAINGPWYLATLNEKGVNYKVTSLPSPDGGTVKPYTGITMWYFTKGMEESGADTAAARSFIEWYVTNEEHLLKLAKDQGVIPVLSSLVGSDELPSEVQTFSQTVERGVPMPTHPKMNKVWPGMETALISAFNGDATAKAALDQAAKTIRSNWE
- a CDS encoding carbohydrate ABC transporter permease codes for the protein MSTVSRVARRVEAIPFLDKRDVSLLFVLPGLFVFAAFMLFPVVYLVGISFTNAAPANLFAGDGAASVLTFGEATFVGLRNYVNVLTDPTFWNSFGVTWLFVATSVVLKIGLSLAIALVVTSDRVRGKRVMRSFIILPMGLPAIFTVTVWRGIFSSAEFGLANQALSALGIGSIAWLSERWPAFLAYNVTEMWLAYPFMVIITVSALQDVPEELHEAAKVDGAGFFSRLLHVTLPSIKRPVLFASILTAAASFQQFLIPFVFNQGGPARANELIVVYGYREALSFSEYGYGAAVSLIAVLFIGAFMWLNVKRGRLAEGVAEQ
- a CDS encoding sugar ABC transporter permease, encoding MSLFDRIGRKLKTDVRKLALQPITAVRDAVYTANGIRRGEISPIEPLKTLGATLGALAVVLALLFPIYWILTAALSSTGGSIYSSGGFRLLPENPTLQPFLWVIGDLIVPGYTVSMNVPLTDLAVVVNTPEIVMLDVSQYGVTTPSNFKGFLWNSLTVAVPTVVIAMCLVVPAAYALSRREFIFRRKVLFVYVLMTQIGGGLGVALLIGLYAVYVQFGINDSKLALAVYYAATAIPFNTWLLKTYMDGIPVSYEEAAVVDGAPPWRVVTEVIIPLSTAGLATVFIFTFLTGWTEFVVAQTLLTTENYTLPVGLYSLISEYSIPWARFSAFALTFATPIMLVYLFAQRYIEGGLSFSGMEG
- a CDS encoding transcriptional regulator TbsP domain-containing protein, encoding MASSSHVAPTVAEVYRTILAEMSESSDVFVAGLVEETTAGLVEVLADLDEPPLVRLLAQESLVKWLRRDFHLASTAXLDEPPLVRLLAQESLVKWLRRDFHLASTAADLVADETLSLHVTGHEFESGLVVGEESVTSIVTTDDRAAGPGTDDAEFVAAMRERCDEALETAGTIGLRTPPRSRVYETLADTFGSEVEDDFRAMLDAVESTRSGGYGNSDGDALDEVELTLLAAANHGIQLYEISKWGEDVGVASKATFSRAKTQLEDEGVIATEKVPIDVGRPRLRLRIGDDRLRDVEAADLPTTVRELLASPPAETGD
- a CDS encoding helix-turn-helix transcriptional regulator, whose product is MKDLTGFQRDLLYTIAGQDEPHGLAVKDELEDYYETEIHHGRLYPNLDELVEKGLVEKGQIDRRTNFYEITRRGRRLDELVEKGLVEKGQIDRRTNFYEITRRGRREIEARREWEDQYVAVEA
- a CDS encoding TRAM domain-containing protein, with translation MAEVPDQLECLFSASIDQHGDSYRVEIPRSELEEGTITNGETYRVAVLTSTLQRDDVETQQQSAGPPSNSNGSNQQAPPVESGDIRDVTIESLGDQGDGIAKIDRGYVVIVPGTRPDDEVTIEIEQAKENVAFARVHDETSGSADSGTNDFDDSFAEETLGESE
- a CDS encoding non-histone chromosomal MC1 family protein, with protein sequence MTRETDDKRNFALREKSGEETSVFTGKMPRQAALKAARKLDPSDSEDAAPREEFRLRERGTHKLHIYEGWAWREDAPDDSPEWMPETVTEANVSKQEIEHLEEL
- a CDS encoding thermonuclease family protein, whose amino-acid sequence is MSGGEARQATVTRVIDGDTMEVEFADGETDTVRLIGVDTPETTLDDISAEEYEGIPDTQAARDHLYNWGQQASEFATDELDGQQVRIVTDPEGDRRGSFGRLLAYIYTDDRNFNRQLLEQGYARVYDSSFSLRENFDSIESQARSNNVGLWDFDAPSTATPTPTPTSTPDSGDSDDGGLETPTPSGGASDPYDCSDFESGEVAQQWFENNNPDEDPAGLDSDGDGQACESL